The proteins below come from a single Kosakonia sp. SMBL-WEM22 genomic window:
- the thrB gene encoding homoserine kinase, producing the protein MVKVYAPASSANMSVGFDVLGAAVTPVDGTLLGDTVSVEAADHFSLQNSGRFASKLPGEARENIVYQCWELFCQQIGKQVPVAMTLEKNMPIGSGLGSSACSVVAALVAMNEFCGKPLDETRMLALMGELEGRISGSVHYDNVAPCYLGGMQLMIEEGGIISQQVPCFDEWLWVLAYPGIKVSTAEARAILPAQYRRQECIAHGRHLAGFIHACYSRQPALAAKLMKDVIAEPYRMKLLPGFEQARQAVADIGALACGISGSGPTLFALCDKPDTAQRVADWLGKHYLQNQEGFVHICRLDTAGARVVG; encoded by the coding sequence ATGGTGAAGGTGTATGCGCCGGCGTCTAGCGCCAATATGAGCGTAGGGTTTGATGTCCTCGGCGCGGCGGTAACGCCGGTCGATGGCACGCTGTTAGGCGACACGGTGTCGGTGGAAGCTGCCGACCACTTTAGTCTGCAAAACAGCGGGCGTTTCGCCAGTAAATTACCAGGCGAAGCGCGGGAGAATATCGTCTATCAATGCTGGGAGCTCTTTTGCCAGCAGATTGGCAAGCAGGTGCCAGTGGCGATGACGCTGGAAAAAAATATGCCGATCGGCTCCGGTCTCGGCTCCAGCGCCTGTTCGGTCGTGGCGGCGCTGGTAGCGATGAACGAGTTCTGCGGTAAACCGCTTGATGAGACACGCATGCTGGCGCTGATGGGCGAGCTGGAAGGGCGCATCTCCGGCAGCGTGCATTACGACAACGTCGCGCCTTGCTACCTCGGCGGCATGCAGTTGATGATCGAGGAAGGCGGCATTATCAGCCAGCAGGTGCCATGCTTTGATGAGTGGTTATGGGTGCTTGCCTACCCGGGCATTAAAGTCTCGACGGCAGAAGCGCGCGCCATTTTACCGGCGCAGTATCGTCGTCAGGAGTGTATTGCTCACGGGCGTCACCTGGCTGGGTTTATTCATGCCTGTTACTCGCGCCAGCCTGCGCTGGCGGCGAAATTGATGAAAGATGTGATTGCCGAACCTTACCGCATGAAGCTGCTGCCAGGCTTTGAGCAGGCGCGTCAGGCGGTAGCGGATATCGGCGCGCTGGCTTGCGGCATCTCCGGTTCAGGTCCAACGCTGTTTGCGTTGTGCGACAAACCGGATACTGCGCAGCGCGTGGCCGACTGGCTCGGCAAACACTATCTGCAAAATCAGGAAGGCTTCG